The following are from one region of the Mesorhizobium sp. B4-1-4 genome:
- a CDS encoding ligase-associated DNA damage response DEXH box helicase, which produces MTEQPRLADQNAAIALPEPFVKWFGKKGWSPRAHQIELLAKAQAGQSVLLIAPTGAGKTLAGFLPSLTELAVRPRRKPGHAHRGIHTLYISPLKALAVDIERNLGKPVEEIGLPVTIETRTGDTPSHKRQRQKLVPPDILLTTPEQLALLIAAPDARRFFEDLRYVVLDELHSLVTSKRGHLLALGLARLRSFVPGLQTIGLSATVAEPDELRRWLVSQNPPSEMAELIVVTGGAKPEISILDSEEHVPWAGHSARYATPEIYREIKRHKTTLLFVNTRSQAELLFQELWRVNEDTLPIALHHGSLDVAQRRRVEKAMGENALRAIVATSTLDLGIDWGDVDLVVHVGAPKGASRLAQRIGRANHRMDEPSKAILIPANRFEVLECRAALDANYLGAQDTPPLVNGGLDVLAQHVLGCACGAPFSADALFEEIRTAAPYACLDRPTFDRVIDFVATGGYALKNYERYARIRLNKDGLWRVSNPRVAQQYRLNVGTIIEVPALNVRYVQAGSKGSASRGGRVLGKIEETFLETLTHGDTFMFAGKVLRFEGIRESECFVSNAPGSDAKVPYYGGGKFPLSTYLAEQVRVMLDDPQRWKQLPEQVADWLRFQADKSVLPKRDDLLIETFPRGNRHYLVAYPFEGRLAHQTLGMLLTRRLDRAGARPLGFVATDYALAIWSLGDMGAMFKARKPSLGALFDQDMLGDDLEAWLADSWLLKRTFRNCALISGLIEKRHPGQEKSGRQVTVSTDLIYDVLRSHEPDHILLQATRADAAAGLLDVSRLADMLSRIQGRIMHKNLEQISPLAVPIMLEIGKMPVNGEADETLLMDAATLVEEAMGPGMSEA; this is translated from the coding sequence GTGACAGAGCAGCCGCGCCTTGCAGACCAGAATGCCGCCATTGCCCTGCCCGAGCCATTCGTAAAATGGTTCGGCAAGAAGGGCTGGTCGCCGCGCGCCCATCAGATCGAATTGTTGGCGAAGGCTCAAGCCGGGCAATCGGTGCTGCTGATCGCACCGACTGGCGCCGGCAAGACGCTGGCAGGCTTCCTGCCGTCGCTGACCGAACTGGCCGTCCGGCCGAGGCGAAAACCAGGGCACGCGCATCGCGGCATCCATACGCTCTACATTTCGCCGCTGAAGGCGCTGGCCGTCGACATCGAGCGCAATCTCGGCAAGCCGGTGGAAGAGATCGGGCTGCCCGTCACTATCGAGACGCGCACCGGCGACACGCCTTCCCACAAGCGCCAGCGGCAGAAACTCGTACCGCCCGACATCCTGCTCACCACGCCAGAGCAACTGGCGCTGCTGATCGCGGCTCCCGATGCCAGGCGCTTCTTCGAGGATCTGCGCTATGTCGTGCTCGACGAACTGCATTCGCTGGTGACCTCCAAGCGGGGCCATCTCCTGGCACTCGGCCTGGCGCGGCTGCGCAGCTTTGTTCCTGGCCTGCAGACGATCGGCCTTTCGGCGACGGTCGCCGAACCGGATGAGTTACGGCGCTGGCTGGTCAGCCAGAACCCACCCAGCGAAATGGCCGAATTGATCGTCGTCACCGGCGGTGCGAAGCCCGAAATATCGATCCTCGATTCGGAAGAGCACGTGCCCTGGGCCGGACATTCGGCTCGTTATGCTACGCCGGAAATCTACCGCGAAATCAAGCGCCACAAGACGACCTTGCTATTCGTCAACACGCGCAGCCAAGCGGAGCTGCTGTTCCAGGAATTGTGGCGCGTCAACGAAGACACGTTGCCGATTGCGCTCCACCACGGCTCGCTCGACGTCGCACAGCGCCGGCGCGTCGAAAAGGCAATGGGTGAGAATGCGTTGCGCGCCATCGTCGCCACCTCGACGTTGGACCTTGGCATCGACTGGGGCGATGTCGACCTGGTCGTGCATGTCGGCGCGCCGAAAGGAGCAAGCCGCCTGGCGCAGCGCATCGGCCGCGCCAATCACCGCATGGACGAACCCTCGAAGGCAATCCTCATCCCAGCCAATCGCTTCGAGGTGCTGGAGTGCCGGGCAGCGCTGGACGCCAACTATCTTGGCGCGCAAGACACGCCGCCGCTGGTCAATGGTGGGCTCGATGTGCTGGCACAGCATGTGCTGGGCTGTGCCTGTGGCGCACCGTTCAGTGCCGATGCGCTGTTCGAGGAGATCCGGACAGCCGCGCCCTATGCCTGTCTCGATCGGCCGACATTCGACCGCGTCATCGATTTCGTCGCCACCGGCGGCTATGCGCTGAAAAACTACGAGCGCTACGCCCGCATCCGCCTGAACAAGGACGGATTATGGCGGGTCTCCAACCCGCGCGTTGCCCAGCAATACAGGCTGAATGTCGGCACCATCATCGAGGTGCCTGCGCTCAATGTGAGGTACGTCCAGGCCGGCAGCAAGGGCTCGGCGTCGCGCGGCGGTCGGGTTCTGGGCAAGATCGAGGAGACCTTCCTCGAAACGCTGACCCACGGCGATACTTTCATGTTTGCCGGCAAAGTTCTTCGTTTCGAAGGCATCCGCGAAAGCGAATGTTTCGTGTCGAACGCGCCCGGCAGCGATGCCAAGGTGCCTTATTATGGCGGCGGCAAGTTTCCGCTTTCGACATACCTTGCCGAACAGGTCCGCGTCATGCTGGACGATCCGCAGCGGTGGAAGCAATTGCCGGAGCAGGTGGCGGACTGGTTGCGATTTCAGGCCGACAAATCGGTTCTGCCCAAGCGCGATGACCTGCTGATTGAGACCTTCCCGCGTGGCAACCGCCACTATCTGGTCGCCTATCCATTCGAGGGCCGGCTCGCTCACCAGACGCTCGGCATGTTGCTCACCCGTCGCCTCGACCGGGCGGGTGCCAGGCCGCTCGGCTTTGTCGCCACCGACTATGCGTTGGCCATATGGTCGCTGGGCGACATGGGCGCGATGTTCAAAGCCCGCAAACCGTCTCTTGGCGCCCTTTTCGATCAGGACATGCTGGGCGACGATCTGGAGGCCTGGCTCGCCGATAGCTGGCTCCTCAAACGCACCTTCCGCAATTGCGCCCTGATTTCAGGATTGATCGAAAAACGGCATCCGGGCCAGGAGAAGAGCGGCCGCCAGGTCACCGTGTCCACCGACCTGATCTATGACGTGCTGCGCAGCCACGAGCCCGACCACATCCTGCTTCAGGCAACGCGCGCCGACGCGGCGGCCGGTTTGCTCGATGTCAGCAGACTTGCCGACATGCTCTCGCGCATCCAGGGTCGAATCATGCATAAGAATCTGGAGCAGATTTCGCCGCTCGCGGTGCCGATCATGCTTGAAATCGGCAAGATGCCTGTGAACGGCGAAGCCGATGAAACGCTTTTGATGGATGCGGCGACACTGGTCGAGGAGGCCATGGGCCCGGGAATGAGTGAGGCATGA
- the pdeM gene encoding ligase-associated DNA damage response endonuclease PdeM has translation MNFSLARASLIAEADPVGIAGERAVCDPRGVLYFPELKLLAVSDLHLEKGSSLARRGTLIPPYDTGATLLRLQAVISDYQPSIVISLGDSFHDGGGAERMHASFRERLEALMRGRQWFWVAGNHDPEAPADLPGETVRELAIGSLLFRHEPSKLWVEGEIAGHFHPCARIVQRGRSVRRRCFAGDGGRMIMPAFGAYTGSLNVLDRAYAGLFRLESLMVYMLGTDRIFAISGSMLRPG, from the coding sequence ATGAATTTTTCGCTGGCGCGCGCATCGCTGATTGCCGAGGCCGACCCTGTCGGCATCGCCGGCGAGCGTGCGGTCTGCGATCCGCGCGGCGTGCTCTATTTTCCAGAGCTAAAACTGCTCGCGGTCTCCGACCTGCATCTGGAAAAGGGGTCATCTCTGGCAAGGCGCGGCACGCTGATCCCGCCTTACGACACAGGCGCGACCTTGCTCAGACTGCAGGCCGTCATATCAGACTATCAGCCGTCGATCGTCATCAGCCTGGGCGACTCCTTTCATGACGGCGGCGGCGCCGAGCGCATGCATGCGAGCTTTCGTGAGCGGCTGGAAGCGCTGATGCGAGGTCGCCAATGGTTCTGGGTCGCCGGCAACCATGATCCGGAAGCGCCCGCCGATCTGCCGGGCGAAACGGTGCGGGAATTGGCCATCGGCTCGCTGCTGTTTCGGCATGAGCCGTCGAAGCTGTGGGTCGAAGGCGAGATCGCGGGCCATTTCCACCCTTGCGCCCGCATCGTGCAGCGCGGGCGCTCAGTGCGCAGGCGCTGCTTCGCCGGCGATGGCGGCCGCATGATTATGCCCGCCTTCGGCGCCTATACTGGTTCGCTCAACGTGCTCGACCGCGCCTATGCCGGGCTGTTCCGCCTGGAATCGCTGATGGTGTATATGCTTGGCACCGACCGCATCTTCGCTATCTCCGGTTCGATGTTGCGCCCCGGCTGA
- a CDS encoding dimethyl sulfoxide reductase anchor subunit family protein — MHPAFSVVFFTTATGAGYGLLALLGVLASLGFIPDDFWLGLVGLGLALGLIVIGLLSSTGHLGRPERAWRAFSQWRSSWLSREGVASMATFIPAGLFGIGWVILGRLDGWVAAVGLLAATSAIVTVCMTGMIYASLKPIAQWHSPYTLPGYLIFSAMSGSVLLNAVLQGFALRSKIFLASSVLLVLLGWIWKLATWRYNDRLEIATTANTATGLAGGTVRTLEWPHTEENYLLKEMGFRIARKHSAKLRRITQALAFALPILLLVAAFALPWSFGVALSVLAAIVQFVGMLVERWLFFAEAKHTVTLYYGR; from the coding sequence ATGCATCCCGCCTTCTCCGTCGTCTTCTTCACCACCGCCACCGGCGCCGGCTACGGCCTGCTCGCGCTGCTTGGCGTGCTGGCGTCGCTTGGGTTCATCCCGGACGATTTCTGGCTGGGCTTGGTCGGCCTGGGACTGGCGCTCGGACTGATTGTGATCGGACTGTTGTCCTCAACCGGCCATCTCGGACGGCCGGAGCGGGCCTGGCGGGCCTTTTCGCAGTGGCGCAGCTCCTGGCTATCGCGTGAAGGTGTTGCCTCCATGGCCACCTTCATCCCGGCAGGACTGTTCGGCATCGGCTGGGTCATTCTTGGCCGCCTCGACGGCTGGGTGGCGGCCGTCGGGCTTCTGGCCGCCACTAGCGCCATCGTTACGGTCTGTATGACAGGCATGATCTATGCCTCGTTGAAACCCATCGCCCAGTGGCACAGCCCCTACACCTTGCCCGGCTATCTCATCTTCTCGGCGATGAGCGGCAGCGTGCTCCTGAACGCGGTGTTGCAAGGTTTTGCACTGCGTTCGAAAATCTTTCTGGCGTCTTCCGTGCTGCTCGTCCTGCTTGGCTGGATCTGGAAACTGGCAACCTGGCGCTACAACGACCGGCTGGAAATCGCGACCACCGCCAACACCGCGACGGGGCTTGCCGGCGGCACGGTGCGGACGTTGGAATGGCCGCATACCGAGGAAAATTACCTGCTCAAGGAAATGGGCTTTCGCATCGCGCGCAAGCACAGCGCGAAGCTGCGCCGGATCACGCAGGCACTGGCCTTCGCATTGCCCATCCTGTTGCTGGTCGCCGCCTTCGCCTTGCCTTGGTCTTTCGGCGTGGCGCTATCAGTGCTCGCAGCGATCGTCCAATTCGTCGGCATGCTGGTCGAGCGTTGGCTGTTCTTCGCCGAAGCGAAGCACACGGTTACCTTGTACTACGGACGTTAA
- a CDS encoding 4Fe-4S dicluster domain-containing protein — translation MTCLPSHTDKRLGLVIDLDTCVGCQACVTACKEWNTGGYMAPLTDIDPYGGHVDGVWFNRVHSYEHTTEMGGRTVNFPRSCLHCETPACVTVCPTGASYKRASDGIVLVDEDKCIGCKLCSWACPYGAREFDTDVGVMKKCTLCVDRIYNDNLAEQDRVPACVAACPTSARHFGDLGDPQSAVSQLVRERGGVDLMPELGYRPTNKYLPPRAHTTRAASVAAPALEPVRAEGGFLGWVDRMLSN, via the coding sequence ATGACCTGCCTGCCCTCTCATACGGACAAACGGCTCGGCCTTGTCATCGATCTGGACACCTGCGTCGGCTGCCAGGCCTGCGTCACCGCTTGCAAGGAATGGAACACCGGTGGCTACATGGCGCCGCTGACCGACATCGACCCCTATGGCGGCCATGTCGACGGCGTCTGGTTCAACCGCGTGCATAGCTACGAGCACACCACCGAAATGGGCGGCCGCACGGTCAACTTCCCACGCTCCTGCCTGCATTGCGAGACGCCGGCCTGCGTCACCGTCTGCCCGACCGGTGCCTCCTACAAGCGGGCCTCGGACGGCATCGTGCTGGTCGACGAGGATAAGTGCATCGGCTGCAAATTGTGCAGCTGGGCCTGCCCTTACGGCGCGCGTGAGTTCGATACCGATGTCGGCGTGATGAAGAAATGCACGCTCTGCGTCGATCGCATCTACAACGACAATCTGGCAGAGCAGGACCGCGTGCCGGCCTGCGTCGCCGCCTGCCCGACCAGCGCCCGGCATTTCGGCGATCTCGGCGATCCCCAGTCGGCGGTTTCGCAGCTGGTAAGAGAACGCGGCGGTGTCGACCTGATGCCGGAACTCGGCTATCGCCCAACCAACAAATACCTGCCGCCGCGCGCCCACACAACGCGCGCTGCATCGGTGGCCGCTCCGGCCTTGGAGCCGGTACGGGCTGAGGGCGGGTTCCTTGGCTGGGTCGACCGCATGCTTTCGAACTAG
- a CDS encoding molybdopterin oxidoreductase family protein: protein MMHGPPRGQNSAPSQLPLADTRAPDEGDGVDTSPSVSDRIAKTTCYMCACRCGIDVHVKDGKVRYINGNKDHPVNRGVICGKGSSGIMQHYSPARLKKPLLRSGPRGSGEFREIEWEEALSIATERLSAIRRTDPKKLAFFSGRDQSQSLTGWWASQFGTPNFAAHGGFCSVNMAAGGLYSIGGSFWEFGEPDWDNTKYFMLFGVAEDHDSNPIKIGLGKLKARGAKVVSINPCRTGYNAIADDWIGIRPGTDGLFVFALIHELMKAGRVDLDYLLRYTNAHMLVIQETDAADDGLFLRDADGNPLAWDRVAKTSVKAIDPEAKPALTSSFEVDGRRCVPVFQLIADRYLDESYAPDAVAERCGIPADTIRRIAAELAHVAFEQTIELPVSWTDWAGRRHQTIKGRPVSMHAMRGISAHTNGFHTCRAIHLLQVLLGTVDVPGGFRFKPPYPKSAPPGPKPAGKIVEPMTPLDGMPLGFVCGPEDLLVDEAGTPLRIDKAYSWDAPLAAHGLMHTVIRNAWAGDPYPIDTLMMYMSNMAWNSSMNTIETIRMLTDQDGAGNYKIPFLIYSDAYYSETVPFADLVLPDTTYLERHDCISLLDRPISHADGPGDAIRHPVVAPDRDVRPFQSVLIELGARLGLPGFVNDDGSARYADYADYIINHERTPGVGPLAGWRGKDGTSIGKGEPNPSQLQRYIDNGGFWHHDFADDQRYYKMANRSYLDFAVQMGFITEAEPIVFQLYSEPLQRFRLAARGHGRVQPPEAAERQRIETYMDPLPFWYMPFEEAVVDLEKYPLHALSQRPMHMYHSWGSQNAWLRQITSQNRLFVHHRTGASLGLVDDDWVWIESINGRVKGQIKLIDGVNESTVWTWNAIGKRRGSWGLKDDAAESNRGFLLNHIIGDQTSADASGRRYSNSDPVTGQAAWFDLRVRIAKCAAEEAGFTEPQFERFHQPPHFEPSPDTLRFGAEFRHEREAAE, encoded by the coding sequence ATGATGCACGGACCGCCGCGCGGCCAGAATTCCGCACCATCGCAACTGCCGCTTGCCGACACGCGAGCACCCGATGAGGGCGACGGCGTCGACACCTCGCCAAGCGTTTCCGACCGCATCGCCAAGACGACCTGTTACATGTGCGCCTGCCGCTGCGGCATCGACGTGCACGTCAAGGATGGCAAGGTCCGCTACATCAACGGCAACAAGGACCATCCGGTCAATCGCGGCGTGATCTGTGGCAAGGGCAGTTCCGGCATCATGCAGCACTACAGCCCGGCCCGGCTGAAGAAGCCGCTGCTACGGAGCGGGCCACGGGGCTCGGGCGAGTTCCGGGAGATCGAGTGGGAAGAAGCCTTGTCGATCGCGACGGAGCGGCTCTCGGCCATTCGCCGGACCGACCCGAAAAAGCTCGCCTTCTTCTCCGGGCGCGACCAGTCGCAATCCTTGACCGGCTGGTGGGCAAGCCAGTTCGGCACGCCGAACTTCGCCGCCCATGGCGGTTTCTGTTCGGTCAACATGGCGGCTGGTGGCCTCTATTCGATCGGCGGCTCGTTCTGGGAGTTCGGCGAGCCCGACTGGGACAACACCAAATACTTCATGCTGTTCGGGGTCGCCGAGGACCATGATTCCAACCCGATCAAGATCGGCCTCGGCAAGCTCAAGGCGCGCGGCGCCAAGGTTGTGTCGATCAATCCATGCCGGACCGGCTACAACGCGATTGCCGACGACTGGATCGGCATCCGGCCCGGCACCGACGGCCTGTTCGTCTTCGCGCTGATCCATGAACTCATGAAAGCCGGGCGCGTCGACCTCGACTATCTCCTGCGCTACACCAATGCGCATATGCTGGTCATCCAGGAGACTGACGCCGCCGATGACGGACTGTTCTTGCGCGACGCCGACGGCAATCCGCTGGCCTGGGACAGGGTGGCGAAAACCTCCGTCAAGGCAATCGACCCGGAGGCGAAGCCGGCGCTGACCAGCAGCTTCGAAGTCGACGGCCGCCGCTGCGTGCCGGTGTTCCAGCTGATCGCCGACCGCTACCTCGATGAGAGCTATGCGCCGGATGCGGTCGCGGAGCGTTGCGGCATTCCCGCCGATACGATCCGCCGGATCGCCGCCGAACTTGCCCATGTCGCCTTCGAGCAGACGATCGAGCTGCCGGTGTCCTGGACTGATTGGGCAGGGCGCCGGCACCAGACGATCAAGGGGCGGCCCGTTTCCATGCATGCCATGCGCGGCATCTCCGCTCATACGAACGGCTTTCACACCTGCCGCGCCATCCACCTGCTGCAGGTGCTGCTCGGCACCGTGGATGTGCCGGGCGGATTTCGCTTCAAGCCGCCCTACCCCAAATCGGCGCCGCCGGGCCCGAAGCCCGCTGGCAAGATCGTCGAGCCGATGACGCCGCTCGACGGCATGCCGCTCGGTTTCGTCTGCGGGCCCGAAGATCTGCTGGTCGACGAAGCGGGTACGCCGCTTCGCATCGACAAGGCCTATTCCTGGGACGCGCCGCTGGCCGCGCACGGCCTGATGCACACCGTCATCCGCAATGCGTGGGCCGGCGATCCCTACCCGATCGACACGCTGATGATGTACATGTCGAACATGGCCTGGAATTCCTCGATGAACACCATCGAGACGATTCGCATGCTGACCGACCAGGATGGAGCCGGCAACTACAAGATCCCGTTCCTCATCTATTCCGACGCCTATTATTCCGAAACCGTGCCGTTCGCCGACCTCGTGCTGCCCGACACCACTTATCTCGAGCGACATGACTGCATCAGCCTGCTCGACCGGCCGATCAGCCATGCCGACGGGCCGGGCGACGCCATCCGCCATCCCGTCGTCGCGCCGGACCGCGACGTCCGGCCATTCCAGTCGGTGCTGATTGAGCTCGGAGCGCGGCTTGGCCTGCCAGGCTTCGTCAATGACGACGGATCGGCCAGGTATGCGGACTATGCCGACTACATCATCAATCACGAGCGCACGCCTGGCGTCGGCCCACTCGCCGGCTGGCGCGGCAAGGATGGGACGTCGATCGGCAAGGGCGAGCCCAATCCGAGCCAATTGCAGCGCTACATCGACAATGGCGGCTTCTGGCATCACGACTTTGCGGACGACCAGCGCTACTACAAGATGGCCAACCGTTCCTATCTCGACTTCGCGGTCCAGATGGGTTTCATCACCGAGGCGGAGCCAATCGTCTTCCAGCTCTATTCCGAACCGCTGCAGCGCTTTCGGCTGGCCGCGCGCGGCCACGGGCGTGTGCAGCCCCCGGAGGCCGCCGAGCGACAGCGCATCGAGACCTACATGGATCCGCTGCCGTTCTGGTACATGCCGTTCGAGGAAGCAGTCGTCGATCTCGAAAAATATCCGCTGCACGCGCTGTCGCAGCGGCCCATGCACATGTATCACTCCTGGGGCTCGCAGAATGCGTGGCTACGGCAGATCACCAGCCAGAACCGGCTGTTCGTGCATCACCGGACCGGCGCCAGCCTCGGTCTCGTCGACGACGACTGGGTGTGGATCGAAAGCATCAATGGCAGGGTCAAAGGGCAGATCAAGCTGATCGACGGGGTGAACGAAAGCACGGTCTGGACCTGGAACGCCATCGGCAAAAGGCGCGGCAGCTGGGGGCTTAAGGACGATGCCGCCGAGAGCAATCGCGGCTTCCTGCTCAACCACATCATCGGCGACCAGACATCGGCTGACGCCAGTGGCAGACGCTATTCGAATTCCGATCCGGTGACCGGCCAGGCGGCCTGGTTCGATCTGCGCGTGCGCATCGCCAAATGCGCGGCGGAGGAAGCCGGTTTCACCGAGCCGCAATTCGAGCGTTTTCACCAGCCGCCGCATTTCGAGCCTTCGCCCGACACGCTCCGTTTCGGCGCCGAATTCCGCCACGAGAGAGAAGCCGCCGAATGA
- a CDS encoding LysR family transcriptional regulator has product MTLDQLRIFVAVAERGHMTKAAELLGISQSAASAAIRALEEQHGVHLFNRVGRNIELAQTGHRFLPEAKAVLERAAAARNVLEHVSQTVAGSLSIAASLTIASYWLPRRLASFHEAYPAVRLSVSIGNTRQVEASVLDGAADLGLVEGRTESDILRRAKVDTDRLMLVVANSHPEISETAPGHPDIRGLRWIIREGGSGTREVLEDLARRDGISLADLQVFLVLPSNEAVRQAVEAGAGATIISELVVGRAVAEGSLRAVPIELPKRDFAMISHRDRQASLAQMALKAHLGAGTAGSGPA; this is encoded by the coding sequence ATGACCCTGGATCAGTTGCGCATTTTCGTTGCTGTCGCCGAGCGCGGCCACATGACCAAGGCGGCGGAGCTTCTGGGCATCTCACAGTCGGCAGCATCGGCCGCCATCCGCGCGCTTGAGGAGCAGCACGGCGTCCACCTGTTCAACCGCGTTGGCCGCAACATCGAGCTTGCCCAGACCGGCCACCGATTCCTGCCCGAGGCCAAGGCCGTGCTGGAGCGGGCCGCCGCCGCCCGCAACGTGCTGGAACATGTCTCGCAGACGGTCGCCGGCAGTCTCTCGATCGCGGCCAGCCTGACCATCGCCAGCTATTGGCTGCCGCGCCGGCTGGCGTCCTTCCACGAGGCCTACCCCGCGGTGAGGCTGAGCGTCAGCATCGGCAACACAAGGCAGGTCGAGGCCAGCGTGCTCGATGGAGCCGCCGATCTCGGCCTGGTCGAGGGGCGCACCGAGTCCGACATATTGCGCCGCGCCAAGGTCGATACCGATCGGTTGATGCTGGTGGTGGCCAACTCCCATCCCGAGATATCCGAAACCGCGCCGGGACACCCCGATATCAGGGGCTTGCGCTGGATCATCCGCGAAGGCGGTTCGGGCACGCGCGAAGTGCTGGAGGATCTGGCGCGCCGTGACGGGATTTCGCTCGCCGACCTGCAGGTATTCCTGGTGCTGCCCAGCAACGAGGCGGTTCGCCAGGCGGTCGAGGCGGGCGCTGGCGCCACCATCATCTCGGAACTCGTCGTCGGACGCGCCGTCGCCGAAGGCAGTCTGAGAGCCGTGCCGATCGAATTGCCGAAGCGCGACTTCGCCATGATCAGCCATCGCGATCGCCAGGCAAGCCTGGCCCAGATGGCGCTCAAGGCGCATCTCGGCGCCGGAACCGCGGGAAGTGGCCCGGCTTAG
- a CDS encoding Hsp70 family protein, which produces MRPAFAGIDFGTSNSTVGVVRNGQPRLVTLEDGQVTLPSAVFFNFEDGRIGFGRQAIANYTDSVEGRLMRSLKSVLGSSLAHEKTRIKARSIGFMEIVGLFIGHLRKRLEEDAGGAVESVVLGRPVQFVDDDAKADAKAQSELEAAAHAQGFTNIAFQFEPIAAALDYEQKVTREELALIIDMGGGTSDFSIVRVSPERARSSDRKEDILASRGVHIGGTDFDRLLSIAHVMPRLGYLTPTKDSKRNLPASYFIDLATWQRINLVYTAKAMTHLRQIRYEAERADLVDRFIHIVEHRYGHALAALVEKAKIELTDRSSAEVAVTLPGAAFAAEITREGLNATIARDIERITDTVGQTIRDAQVKPADITAVFLTGGSTAIPLARREILSLVPQASVIDGDMFGSVGLGLALDAQRKFG; this is translated from the coding sequence TTGCGACCAGCATTCGCCGGTATCGACTTCGGCACTTCGAACTCCACCGTTGGTGTGGTCCGCAACGGGCAACCTCGCCTCGTCACGCTTGAAGACGGCCAGGTCACCTTGCCGAGCGCCGTGTTCTTCAACTTCGAGGACGGCCGGATCGGCTTTGGCCGGCAGGCCATTGCCAATTACACGGACAGCGTCGAAGGCCGGCTGATGCGCTCGCTGAAGAGTGTGCTCGGCAGTTCGCTCGCGCACGAAAAGACTCGCATCAAGGCGCGCTCGATCGGCTTCATGGAGATCGTCGGCCTGTTCATCGGTCATCTCAGGAAAAGGCTGGAGGAAGACGCCGGCGGTGCGGTCGAGAGTGTGGTGCTCGGCCGGCCGGTACAATTCGTCGATGACGATGCCAAGGCCGATGCGAAGGCGCAGAGCGAGCTCGAAGCTGCTGCCCACGCGCAAGGCTTCACGAATATCGCTTTCCAGTTCGAGCCGATCGCCGCGGCGCTCGACTACGAACAGAAGGTGACGCGTGAGGAACTGGCGCTGATCATCGACATGGGCGGCGGTACGTCGGACTTTTCGATCGTCCGCGTCTCGCCGGAGCGTGCCCGATCTTCGGACCGCAAGGAGGATATCCTTGCCAGCCGTGGCGTCCATATCGGTGGTACGGATTTCGATCGACTGCTCAGCATCGCTCATGTGATGCCGAGGCTCGGCTATTTGACCCCGACCAAGGACAGCAAGCGCAATCTGCCGGCAAGCTATTTCATCGATCTCGCCACATGGCAGCGCATCAACCTGGTTTATACCGCCAAGGCGATGACGCATCTGCGCCAGATCCGCTACGAGGCCGAACGCGCCGATCTGGTCGACCGCTTCATCCACATCGTCGAGCATCGCTATGGGCACGCGCTGGCGGCATTGGTCGAGAAGGCCAAGATAGAGCTGACCGACAGGTCGTCGGCGGAAGTCGCCGTGACGCTGCCGGGCGCCGCGTTCGCCGCCGAGATCACGCGCGAGGGGCTGAACGCCACGATCGCCAGGGATATCGAGCGGATCACCGACACGGTCGGCCAGACCATTCGCGACGCGCAGGTCAAGCCGGCGGATATCACCGCGGTGTTCCTCACCGGGGGATCGACCGCGATCCCGCTCGCAAGACGGGAAATCCTATCGCTGGTGCCGCAGGCTTCCGTCATCGATGGCGACATGTTCGGCTCGGTCGGCCTTGGCCTGGCGCTCGACGCCCAGCGGAAGTTCGGCTGA
- a CDS encoding TIGR02186 family protein: MRGVGTLATAIFLSLLASATPARAQTPPIESIQIGLSTDNVSITAGFSGADLTIFGSLENPDPLVARQGRYDVIVVLEGPPKPVVVRRKDRVLGVWINLESETFENVPVSYSVATTRPLQDITEPNSYRQLSLGASNLYMQPADAGDSPATIEEFTAALRERKSATGLYSENVGGVQFLSQNLFRATVRLAPNVPVGTHKARAFLFKSGLFIKESSAQLEIRKSGFEQSIFRVAHDYSFLYGVFAISLAMITGWLGRLIFRKD, encoded by the coding sequence ATGAGGGGGGTGGGGACGCTCGCAACCGCCATCTTCCTGTCCTTGCTTGCGTCAGCCACGCCGGCGAGGGCACAGACGCCGCCGATAGAAAGCATCCAGATCGGTCTTTCCACGGACAATGTCTCCATCACCGCCGGCTTTTCCGGCGCCGACCTGACCATTTTCGGTTCGCTGGAAAACCCCGACCCGCTGGTCGCGCGCCAGGGCCGCTACGATGTCATCGTCGTGCTTGAAGGGCCACCCAAGCCGGTGGTGGTACGCCGCAAGGACCGGGTGCTCGGCGTCTGGATCAATCTGGAATCCGAGACCTTCGAGAACGTGCCGGTCTCCTATTCGGTGGCGACCACGCGACCCCTGCAGGACATCACCGAACCGAACAGCTACAGGCAGCTGTCGCTCGGCGCCTCCAATCTCTACATGCAGCCTGCGGACGCCGGCGACAGCCCGGCCACGATCGAGGAATTCACCGCGGCCTTGCGCGAGCGCAAATCGGCGACCGGCCTCTACAGCGAGAACGTAGGCGGCGTGCAGTTCCTGTCGCAGAACCTGTTCCGCGCCACTGTCCGGCTGGCGCCGAACGTTCCGGTCGGCACCCACAAGGCGCGCGCCTTTCTGTTCAAGAGCGGCCTGTTCATCAAGGAAAGCTCGGCCCAGCTCGAAATCCGCAAGTCCGGTTTCGAACAGTCGATCTTTCGCGTCGCCCATGACTATTCCTTCCTCTATGGCGTGTTCGCGATATCGCTGGCCATGATAACGGGCTGGCTCGGCAGGCTGATCTTCCGCAAGGACTGA